The Brasilonema sennae CENA114 genome includes a region encoding these proteins:
- the psb27 gene encoding photosystem II protein Psb27 yields MKRYWSRLLALVLLVVVGLMGCNNTPATLTGDYRQDTLAVVNTLRTTIDLPQDSPDRVSLQAQARKKINDFAARYQRDDSVAGLASFTTMRTALNSLAGHYSSYPNRPVPQKLKDRLEQEFERVEVALKRGA; encoded by the coding sequence ATGAAGCGCTATTGGTCACGTCTGCTTGCCCTAGTTTTGCTTGTCGTCGTTGGTTTGATGGGCTGTAACAACACTCCGGCTACTTTAACAGGAGATTACCGCCAAGATACCCTAGCTGTGGTAAATACTTTGAGGACTACTATAGACTTACCACAAGATTCTCCAGATAGAGTATCACTTCAAGCACAAGCGCGTAAGAAAATTAATGATTTTGCAGCTCGCTATCAGCGAGATGACTCTGTTGCTGGTTTGGCTTCCTTTACAACCATGCGAACCGCCCTTAACTCCCTAGCCGGACACTATAGTTCTTATCCAAATCGTCCCGTGCCACAAAAACTCAAAGACCGATTAGAGCAGGAGTTTGAGCGGGTAGAAGTGGCGTTAAAGCGTGGTGCTTAA
- the cofH gene encoding 7,8-didemethyl-8-hydroxy-5-deazariboflavin synthase subunit CofH — translation MVTVTVDAILERALTGYDLFPEEAVVLLKQNDKSAVGAIRATADKLRQRQAGDTVTYVINRNINFTNICEQHCSFCAFRRDEGEEGAYWLDWARILEKATDAVQRGATEICMQGGLNLQAKVNGKSLPYYLKVVEKIKQEFPQLHLHAFSPQEVQFIAREDGLEYADVIIALQDAGVDSMPGTAAEVLDDQVRRILCPEKINTSLWLEIVSTAHRLGLYTTSTILSGHIETPEQQIKHLEKLRSLQQTAIDRDYPARITEFIILPFVGKEAPKPLRHRVGHDQPILADALLLTAVARIFLGNWIPNHQPSWVKLGLAGATEALLWGCNDIGGTLMEEHITTMAGAQGGTNMEVETLQAAITDLGRPYQQRDTLYQRVG, via the coding sequence GTGGTTACTGTAACTGTTGATGCTATTCTTGAACGTGCTTTAACTGGGTATGATTTATTTCCGGAAGAGGCAGTGGTATTACTCAAACAAAATGACAAAAGTGCAGTTGGTGCTATTCGCGCTACAGCGGACAAATTGCGTCAACGGCAAGCAGGCGATACTGTTACTTACGTTATTAATCGTAATATCAATTTTACCAACATCTGTGAACAACACTGTAGTTTCTGTGCTTTCCGGCGAGATGAGGGGGAGGAGGGTGCTTACTGGTTAGATTGGGCGCGTATTTTAGAAAAGGCGACAGATGCGGTGCAACGGGGTGCAACGGAAATCTGTATGCAGGGAGGCTTAAACCTACAGGCGAAGGTGAACGGAAAATCTCTGCCTTATTACCTCAAGGTTGTGGAAAAGATTAAACAAGAATTTCCTCAACTGCATCTACATGCTTTTTCTCCCCAAGAAGTGCAATTCATCGCACGAGAAGATGGACTGGAATATGCCGATGTGATTATCGCTTTGCAAGATGCTGGTGTTGATTCTATGCCAGGAACCGCAGCTGAAGTGTTAGATGATCAAGTGCGGCGCATTCTTTGTCCAGAAAAAATTAACACAAGCCTTTGGCTGGAAATTGTGAGTACAGCTCATAGACTTGGTTTATACACCACGAGCACAATTCTATCAGGGCATATTGAGACGCCAGAACAACAAATTAAACATTTGGAAAAACTGCGATCGCTCCAACAAACTGCGATTGATCGAGACTACCCTGCTCGCATCACTGAGTTTATTATATTACCTTTCGTTGGTAAAGAAGCCCCCAAACCTCTACGTCATCGTGTAGGACACGATCAACCTATTTTGGCAGATGCACTGCTACTGACTGCTGTTGCACGAATTTTTTTAGGAAACTGGATTCCTAACCATCAACCAAGTTGGGTAAAACTGGGTTTGGCAGGTGCAACAGAAGCTTTATTGTGGGGTTGCAACGATATTGGTGGCACATTAATGGAAGAACATATTACGACAATGGCAGGTGCTCAAGGTGGAACCAACATGGAAGTTGAAACCTTGCAAGCTGCTATCACCGATCTAGGGCGTCCTTACCAACAACGAGATACTTTATATCAAAGAGTGGGATGA
- a CDS encoding glycosyltransferase has product MSIIQPNSLLPVPTGSLQILESSAATTNANTEPILFSLIIPTYKEAGNIQKIVSRLSNLLDESIPGKYELIVVDDDSPDGTWNIAQSLMTEYPQLRVMRRQSERGLSSAVIRGWQAASGSILGVIDADLQHPPHVLLQLLQAIEEGADLAVASRHIEGGGVSSWSFVRRLLSRGAQLLGLLILPGVLSRVSDPMSGYFMFRRHCIVGKTLNPVGYKILLETIGRGNVGKIAEVGYVFCERKEGESKVTWKQYVDYIHHLIRLRLSTGRLSKFSQISQQFPIDRFLRFGLVGLSGVFVDMTVLYLLSDPTTLGFPLTRSKIIAGEVAILNNFLWNDIWTFADVSSQQREWRQRLKRFLKFNMICLAGLVLNVLVLNLVFNFVIPNRYVANLIAIAVATVWNFWVNLKLSWRVTQVK; this is encoded by the coding sequence ATGAGTATCATCCAACCTAATTCCCTTTTACCAGTACCCACTGGTTCATTGCAGATATTAGAATCGTCAGCTGCAACAACAAACGCAAATACTGAACCCATCTTATTTTCTCTAATTATTCCCACCTACAAAGAAGCAGGAAATATCCAAAAAATCGTCTCTAGATTAAGCAACTTACTGGATGAATCTATACCAGGTAAGTACGAGTTGATAGTGGTAGACGACGACAGTCCAGATGGAACATGGAACATTGCACAGTCATTGATGACAGAATATCCCCAATTGCGGGTTATGCGACGACAGAGTGAACGGGGACTATCCAGCGCTGTGATTCGCGGATGGCAAGCTGCTAGTGGAAGTATTTTAGGAGTTATAGACGCTGATTTACAACATCCACCCCATGTGCTGCTGCAATTATTGCAAGCAATTGAGGAGGGAGCAGACTTAGCCGTCGCGAGTCGTCACATAGAAGGTGGTGGAGTCAGTAGTTGGAGTTTTGTCAGGCGTTTGTTGTCTCGGGGTGCTCAGCTGTTAGGATTGCTCATCTTACCAGGCGTTCTGTCAAGAGTGTCAGATCCGATGAGTGGTTATTTTATGTTCCGTCGCCACTGTATAGTCGGTAAAACCCTCAATCCGGTAGGATACAAAATTCTGCTGGAAACCATCGGGCGCGGAAACGTGGGCAAAATCGCTGAAGTTGGTTATGTGTTCTGTGAGCGCAAAGAGGGTGAAAGTAAGGTAACTTGGAAGCAATATGTCGATTACATCCATCACTTAATCCGCTTACGCTTATCCACAGGGAGACTCTCGAAATTTAGTCAAATTAGTCAACAATTCCCCATCGATCGCTTCCTCCGCTTTGGCTTGGTAGGATTATCGGGGGTGTTTGTGGATATGACAGTACTGTACTTGCTCAGTGACCCAACGACTTTGGGTTTCCCCCTAACACGCAGTAAAATCATTGCTGGGGAAGTGGCAATTTTAAATAATTTCTTGTGGAATGACATCTGGACGTTTGCTGATGTCAGCAGCCAGCAGCGGGAATGGCGTCAGCGTTTAAAGCGGTTTTTGAAATTTAACATGATTTGTCTTGCGGGATTGGTGTTGAATGTGTTGGTGTTGAACTTGGTGTTCAATTTCGTGATTCCTAACCGCTACGTTGCTAACCTGATTGCGATCGCTGTTGCTACTGTTTGGAACTTCTGGGTGAATTTGAAGCTCAGTTGGCGTGTGACTCAGGTAAAATAG
- a CDS encoding glycosyltransferase family 39 protein produces the protein MNVIIKTQNSKLKTLLLLAIWLLIGVGLRLTNLSAKPPWTDEFSTLVFSLGNSFLPVPLDQPISVDVLLQPLQPQPTSGIQDVWKHLSTESNHPPLYFFLTHLWMRLFPTHEGLVSLWGARSLAAFFGAASIPAIYALTGLAFRSRLVSHLAAAMMAISPYGIFLAQEARHYTLAILWVIASFACLVIASRHIQNNTPIPIKIALSWVVINAIGIATHYFFTLTLCCEALVLLFLAWRQWRRKTREGGRGGAKDIFPHSPTLSLSHSHTPWFRIYAVAVGTFVAALIWLPVFLHNSYGGKLTEWIQGPRTGMAWLNPIFQALAAWITMISLLPVEASQLAVVIVSGLVMLIFFIWAVPILVRGIKVYFKQPQTRLMVQVFAGLVVGAIVLFFIFTYFFGIDLTRGARYNFVYFPAVIVLVGASLAVCWRHPILEKGRWGINGKKAVIIILLMGLASAITVVCNLGYQKYYRPDLFVKLIEQTSHVPVLIATTQKTHVQIGEMMGIAREYKIQNSIQNSKSTSPLFLLAHQDEDASISTVALQNTLKMLPRPFDLWLVNFYAPQPEEVKNCVMQAKSLPFVDGYEYKLYHCGD, from the coding sequence ATGAATGTCATTATCAAAACTCAAAACTCAAAACTCAAAACTCTCTTACTGCTGGCGATTTGGCTACTCATTGGTGTCGGCTTGCGTTTAACGAACTTGAGTGCTAAGCCACCTTGGACTGACGAGTTTTCTACTCTGGTGTTTAGCCTCGGAAATAGCTTTTTGCCAGTACCGTTAGATCAGCCGATATCTGTTGATGTTCTCTTACAACCACTACAACCACAACCTACATCTGGCATACAAGATGTATGGAAACACTTATCTACTGAAAGCAATCATCCGCCGCTTTACTTTTTCCTGACTCACTTGTGGATGCGGCTGTTTCCGACACATGAGGGTTTGGTGTCGTTGTGGGGGGCGCGATCGCTCGCTGCTTTTTTCGGTGCAGCATCTATTCCAGCTATTTATGCTTTAACTGGGCTAGCATTTCGTTCCCGTCTTGTCAGCCATTTAGCGGCTGCAATGATGGCAATATCACCCTACGGCATTTTTTTAGCACAGGAAGCCCGTCATTATACTTTAGCAATTTTATGGGTGATTGCTTCTTTTGCTTGCTTAGTCATTGCCAGTCGTCACATCCAAAACAATACTCCAATACCCATCAAGATAGCACTCTCGTGGGTGGTAATTAATGCTATTGGTATTGCGACTCATTACTTTTTCACTCTCACCCTCTGCTGTGAAGCGTTGGTTTTGCTGTTTCTTGCTTGGCGACAGTGGAGAAGGAAGACGAGGGAAGGAGGGAGAGGGGGAGCGAAAGATATTTTCCCACACTCCCCCACTCTCTCACTCTCTCACTCCCACACTCCCTGGTTCCGCATCTACGCTGTGGCGGTAGGTACATTTGTTGCTGCTTTAATTTGGCTTCCAGTGTTTTTACACAATAGCTATGGAGGTAAGTTGACTGAATGGATTCAAGGTCCACGTACTGGGATGGCTTGGCTCAACCCAATATTTCAAGCATTGGCAGCATGGATTACAATGATTTCTTTGCTACCAGTCGAAGCATCACAGCTAGCAGTTGTGATTGTTTCTGGACTAGTGATGCTGATTTTTTTCATTTGGGCAGTACCAATTTTGGTGCGTGGAATTAAAGTTTATTTCAAACAACCACAAACCCGTTTGATGGTTCAAGTGTTTGCTGGTTTAGTTGTCGGGGCTATAGTTTTATTTTTTATTTTTACTTACTTTTTTGGTATTGATTTGACACGAGGCGCTCGTTACAACTTTGTTTACTTTCCTGCTGTGATAGTCTTAGTTGGGGCAAGTCTGGCAGTTTGTTGGCGTCATCCCATTTTGGAAAAAGGAAGATGGGGAATAAATGGCAAAAAAGCTGTGATCATCATTTTGTTGATGGGATTGGCGAGTGCTATCACTGTTGTCTGCAATTTGGGCTATCAAAAATACTACCGTCCAGACTTATTTGTAAAACTTATTGAACAAACATCCCATGTCCCTGTACTCATCGCCACAACTCAGAAAACTCACGTACAAATTGGGGAAATGATGGGGATAGCGAGGGAATATAAAATACAAAATTCTATACAAAATTCCAAATCCACATCACCGCTCTTTCTCCTTGCTCATCAAGACGAAGACGCCAGTATTTCCACGGTTGCACTCCAAAACACATTAAAAATGCTACCACGTCCTTTTGACTTATGGTTAGTAAACTTTTATGCTCCTCAACCTGAGGAAGTTAAAAACTGTGTTATGCAAGCGAAATCGTTACCATTCGTAGACGGCTACGAGTATAAACTGTATCATTGTGGCGATTAG
- a CDS encoding YdeI/OmpD-associated family protein, giving the protein MIDNLNSDKFGVLSQFDKQLETVYAKDRKEWREWLEKNHHTCVGVWLIYYKIKSGKPSVQYSEAVKEALCFGWIDSKVKSLDKERYMQIFTPRKPKSVWSKLNKQYIQELIEQDLMTEAGFKKIEVAKQNGSWTTLDEIEALIIPADLKQALEANETANKYFEAFSNSSKKNILFWLDSAKRPQTRLKRIEQTISSAAENKNPLAR; this is encoded by the coding sequence ATGATTGATAATCTCAACTCCGATAAGTTCGGAGTTTTGTCGCAATTTGATAAGCAATTAGAAACCGTTTATGCCAAAGATCGCAAAGAATGGCGGGAATGGTTGGAGAAAAATCATCACACTTGTGTTGGTGTATGGCTGATCTACTACAAAATAAAAAGTGGTAAACCAAGCGTTCAGTATAGCGAAGCAGTAAAGGAAGCCTTATGCTTTGGTTGGATTGACAGTAAAGTGAAATCCTTAGACAAAGAACGTTACATGCAAATATTTACACCCCGAAAACCGAAAAGTGTGTGGTCAAAATTAAATAAGCAATATATTCAAGAACTCATCGAACAAGATTTGATGACTGAGGCTGGTTTTAAGAAGATTGAAGTTGCAAAACAAAATGGTTCATGGACTACTTTAGATGAGATCGAAGCGTTAATAATACCAGCAGATTTAAAGCAAGCATTGGAAGCAAACGAAACTGCCAATAAGTATTTTGAGGCGTTTAGTAACTCATCCAAGAAGAACATCCTCTTTTGGCTTGACAGTGCTAAACGTCCCCAGACAAGGTTGAAGAGAATTGAGCAAACTATAAGTTCAGCAGCAGAAAACAAAAATCCATTAGCACGATGA
- a CDS encoding DUF3318 domain-containing protein, which produces METNVEIRRLLDVMPASGRMMTKIVIKPEQAKVIDATFPLPWNRERPIYINFDLWRRLTKAQRDLLLLRTVSWLIGVKWFKPDIYQGMAIAGILGTFVESAQADPVGIVVAGGLTTLAMVRIWRTNRSQQTELDADQAAIRVAQRRGYSEAEAAQHLLSAIEGVAKIEGRSGLEFTELIRSQNLRAIAGLSSVSVPESFDK; this is translated from the coding sequence ATGGAAACAAACGTTGAAATTCGCCGTTTGCTAGATGTAATGCCTGCTTCTGGTCGAATGATGACAAAAATCGTTATCAAGCCGGAACAAGCAAAAGTGATTGACGCAACATTTCCATTACCTTGGAATCGGGAACGACCAATCTATATTAACTTTGATTTATGGCGTCGCCTGACAAAAGCGCAACGCGATTTGTTACTATTGCGGACTGTTAGTTGGTTAATAGGAGTCAAGTGGTTTAAACCTGACATTTATCAGGGTATGGCGATCGCTGGTATTTTGGGTACTTTTGTAGAATCAGCCCAAGCAGATCCAGTCGGTATAGTTGTCGCTGGTGGATTAACTACGCTGGCTATGGTTCGCATTTGGCGAACGAACCGATCCCAGCAAACAGAGTTAGACGCTGATCAAGCCGCCATTCGTGTTGCACAACGACGGGGTTACTCAGAAGCTGAAGCCGCACAACACCTGTTATCTGCTATTGAAGGAGTGGCAAAAATCGAAGGGCGTTCTGGATTAGAGTTTACTGAGTTGATTCGTAGCCAAAATTTACGAGCGATCGCTGGTTTGTCATCAGTGAGTGTTCCGGAAAGTTTTGATAAGTGA
- a CDS encoding iron uptake porin: protein MKKLSKKILRLSPVVVAATFFAANSAMAGEVKEQVTPVSVLTSQDNIGQVTSVSQFSDVQPTDWAFQALQSLVERYGCIAGYPNGTYRGNRALTRYEFAAGLNACLDRVNELIATATADLVRKEDLATLQRLQEEFSAELATLRGRVDTLEARTAELEANQFSTTTKLVGEAIFNLSDAFGSARQAVPSGVNTATAAELQENIVFSDRVRLNLLTSFFGSDQLQTRLQARNTPIYDGGSTSQNRASITGTSMTRLSFDGDRGSGSGRGTTIGSNDIELDKLNYAFNLGSAARIKIDAFGAELYENVNTFNPDLASSGRGAISRYGRFSPIYRQGNGGSGATLTLNPKGPITVSAAYVAGAPNLTANNPNDGFGLFDGSYAALGQVSFQPSQAFNIGLTYARTYQNKGGISLFDGTGSQYANNPFNGAALTADNYGVEASLRLGSKITLGGWYGYTEAEAKGGAANGANAYSEYWAGTLSFKDFARPGSVLAFVFGQPPKTTGNEFIQANGIRRQDRDTSYHLEALYRLQLTDNIAVTPGVLVIFNPEHNDRNDTVYVGTLRTTFTF from the coding sequence ATGAAGAAACTATCTAAAAAAATTCTAAGGTTAAGCCCAGTTGTTGTAGCGGCAACATTTTTTGCAGCAAATAGCGCTATGGCTGGAGAAGTCAAGGAACAGGTGACTCCCGTATCTGTGCTGACATCACAAGACAACATTGGTCAAGTAACATCTGTATCCCAATTTTCCGACGTACAGCCAACAGATTGGGCATTCCAAGCATTGCAGTCTCTGGTAGAACGCTACGGTTGTATTGCGGGTTATCCCAATGGTACCTATCGCGGTAACCGCGCTTTGACTCGTTATGAGTTTGCTGCTGGTTTGAACGCGTGTTTGGATCGGGTGAATGAACTGATTGCAACAGCAACCGCTGACTTAGTCAGGAAAGAAGACTTAGCTACTTTGCAGCGCTTGCAAGAAGAGTTCTCTGCTGAATTGGCTACCCTGCGTGGTCGTGTTGATACCTTAGAAGCTCGCACTGCTGAGTTGGAAGCAAATCAATTCTCTACCACAACAAAACTGGTTGGGGAAGCGATTTTCAATCTATCTGACGCTTTTGGTAGTGCAAGGCAGGCAGTTCCTTCTGGAGTTAACACAGCAACGGCTGCCGAGTTGCAAGAAAACATTGTTTTTTCCGACCGAGTTCGTTTGAACTTGCTCACCAGCTTCTTTGGTTCAGACCAGTTGCAAACACGTTTGCAAGCTCGCAACACTCCTATATATGATGGTGGAAGTACGAGTCAAAACAGAGCTAGCATTACGGGTACTAGCATGACCCGTCTGAGCTTTGACGGAGATAGGGGATCTGGGTCTGGTCGAGGTACTACTATAGGTTCCAATGACATCGAACTCGACAAACTCAATTATGCTTTCAACCTAGGCAGCGCTGCACGTATCAAGATTGATGCATTTGGCGCTGAGTTATACGAAAACGTCAACACCTTCAACCCAGACCTCGCGAGCTCTGGTAGAGGTGCTATTTCCCGCTACGGTCGTTTCAGCCCGATTTACCGCCAAGGAAATGGTGGTTCAGGTGCGACACTTACATTGAATCCCAAAGGACCTATCACTGTATCTGCAGCTTATGTAGCAGGTGCACCTAATTTGACTGCAAATAACCCTAACGATGGGTTTGGTCTTTTCGATGGTAGCTATGCGGCTTTGGGTCAGGTATCCTTCCAGCCGAGTCAAGCATTCAACATCGGTTTAACCTACGCTCGCACCTATCAGAATAAGGGAGGTATCAGTCTTTTTGACGGTACTGGTAGTCAGTATGCTAATAACCCCTTTAATGGCGCGGCTTTAACTGCTGATAATTATGGTGTAGAAGCCAGCTTGAGACTTGGTTCTAAAATCACCCTTGGTGGTTGGTATGGTTACACTGAAGCAGAAGCTAAGGGCGGTGCTGCAAATGGTGCCAATGCATACTCTGAGTACTGGGCTGGTACCCTCTCTTTCAAAGACTTTGCCAGACCTGGTAGTGTGCTTGCTTTTGTCTTTGGTCAACCACCTAAAACAACAGGTAACGAATTCATCCAAGCAAACGGTATTCGTCGTCAAGATAGAGACACATCATATCACTTAGAGGCACTGTACAGATTGCAACTGACTGACAACATTGCTGTTACTCCTGGTGTGTTGGTGATCTTCAACCCAGAACATAACGACAGGAACGATACCGTTTATGTAGGTACATTGCGTACTACCTTTACTTTCTAA
- a CDS encoding Crp/Fnr family transcriptional regulator — MYSTSRSHNSAQSHNSSSSTGQLPQRLFTRREILPARNDVLWRIERGAVRTLTWSEDGTFITLGYWGAGDLIGYPLSRVKPYQIECLTSVEVTALPPHLWSQDVNALLSHIQQAEELLSIVHRKPICLRLWQFLSWLSAKFGRDVEQGKLIDLNVTHQEMAEVLNTTRVTVTRLLQQFEEEGTLIRHKRRVILCSSNKESK, encoded by the coding sequence ATGTATTCCACAAGTCGTTCTCATAATTCTGCCCAGTCTCATAATTCTTCTTCTTCTACTGGACAACTGCCACAACGATTGTTTACACGTCGCGAAATCCTTCCAGCACGTAATGACGTACTGTGGCGGATTGAGCGCGGAGCAGTTCGGACATTAACCTGGAGTGAAGATGGAACGTTTATCACTTTAGGTTATTGGGGAGCTGGGGATTTGATTGGCTATCCTTTGTCTAGAGTCAAGCCTTACCAGATTGAATGTTTAACTAGCGTAGAAGTGACCGCACTGCCACCTCACTTGTGGAGTCAGGATGTAAACGCCTTATTGTCTCACATTCAACAGGCAGAAGAGTTACTTAGCATTGTACATCGCAAGCCCATTTGCTTGCGTTTATGGCAGTTCCTTAGTTGGCTTAGTGCAAAGTTTGGCCGCGATGTGGAGCAAGGAAAACTGATCGATCTCAATGTCACTCATCAGGAGATGGCAGAAGTTTTAAATACAACACGGGTGACTGTGACTCGTTTGCTTCAGCAGTTTGAAGAAGAGGGAACCTTGATCCGTCACAAACGTCGTGTCATTCTATGTTCATCAAATAAGGAATCTAAATAG